A single region of the Gossypium arboreum isolate Shixiya-1 chromosome 12, ASM2569848v2, whole genome shotgun sequence genome encodes:
- the LOC108476488 gene encoding zinc finger A20 and AN1 domain-containing stress-associated protein 1, with translation MGSEQNEGTSFPPSEPKLCANGCGFFGTAANMNLCSKCYRDLRAGEEQAAKAKAAMEKSLSVNTKQEDVVDETVKPVLELPHVGSSSTVVEIQPAAIVSDDKPAESKAANRCFICRKKVGLTGFKCKCGSTFCGEHRYPEKHECSFDFKGTGRDAIAKANPVVKADKVERI, from the coding sequence ATGGGTTCTGAACAGAATGAAGGAACTAGCTTCCCTCCATCGGAGCCAAAACTTTGTGCCAACGGCTGTGGGTTTTTCGGCACGGCGGCGAATATGAACCTCTGTTCCAAGTGTTACCGTGACCTCCGTGCCGGGGAGGAGCAAGCTGCCAAGGCGAAAGCTGCCATGGAGAAATCCCTCAGCGTTAATACGAAGCAGGAAGATGTCGTTGACGAGACTGTGAAGCCTGTTCTTGAGCTTCCTCATGTGGGTTCCTCATCGACGGTGGTCGAGATACAACCGGCTGCTATTGTCTCCGATGATAAACCGGCGGAATCCAAGGCGGCGAACAGGTGCTTTATCTGCAGAAAGAAGGTTGGATTGACCGGGTTCAAGTGCAAGTGCGGAAGTACATTCTGCGGCGAGCATCGTTACCCGGAAAAACATGAGTGCTCCTTTGATTTCAAGGGTACTGGACGTGATGCGATTGCCAAAGCAAATCCCGTCGTTAAAGCTGACAAGGTTGAGAGGATTTAA
- the LOC108479013 gene encoding protein LITTLE ZIPPER 2-like — protein sequence MCKNMDWSPYPSHPTIASSKRRHRLKHSKVQVYRLSRKRWEENMKKDMELMNLKLYLENQSIIEENEKLRKKASLLHQENLALMSEYQKKFPHLDRFSTTLLLLLQQKH from the exons ATGTGTAAAAACATGGATTGGAGTCCATACCCATCTCATCCCACCATTGCTTCTTCAAAGAGAAGGCATAGATTAAAACATTCTAAGGTTCAAGTTTACAGGCTTTCCag GAAAAGATGggaagaaaatatgaagaaagaCATGGAACTAATGAACTTGAAGCTGTACTTGGAGAACCAAAGTATCATTGAAGAGAATGAGAAGTTAAGGAAGAAAGCCAGTCTTCTCCATCAAGAGAACTTAGCTTTAATGTCTGAGTACCAGAAGAAGTTTCCTCATTTAGATCGTTTTTCAACCACCCTTTTGCTTCTTCTGCAACAAAAACACTGA
- the LOC108479823 gene encoding uncharacterized protein LOC108479823, whose translation MANATLLCSPLPIFKQTHSLPTLRCPEFLKKPTPLTGNLSIPSLNWKPKPMIGIVGSALTFALAGSASASELPLLLGTSLPLSEPANALSLPTWAIHVSSVVEWITAMALVWQYGEKSGFESWKGLSWGMVPLLGGAFCACTWHFFYNSESLEVLVALQAALTVIGNATMCYAAFRICKVTDKNSQKL comes from the exons ATGGCGAACGCCACCTTACTCTGCTCTCCACTGCCCATTTTCAAGCAAACTCATTCCCTTCCAACTCTTCGTTGCCCCGAATTTCTTAAAAAGCCCACGCCATTGACTGGAAACCTGTCCATTCCCAGCTTAAATTGGAAGCCGAAACCCATGATTGGTATAGTCGGGTCAGCTCTGACCTTCGCTCTTGCGGGTTCCGCTTCGGCCTCCGAATTGCCGTTGTTGCTAGGCACTTCTTTGCCGCTCAGTGAACCCGCTAATGCCTTGTCTCTTCCCACTTGGGCCATACACGTGTCCAGTGTTGTTGAATG GATTACAGCAATGGCTTTGGTGTGGCAATATGGAGAGAAATCTGGGTTTGAATCATGGAAGGGTCTCTCTTGGGGAATG GTACCTTTACTCGGTGGAGCATTTTGTGCGTGTACCTGGCATTTCTTTTACAATTCTGAATCCCTTGAG GTATTGGTGGCTCTTCAAGCTGCACTGACGGTAATAGGTAATGCCACTATGTGTTATGCTGCATTTCGTATCTGCAAAGTAACGGACAAAAATTCCCAGAAGCTATGA
- the LOC108479822 gene encoding probable sodium/metabolite cotransporter BASS6, chloroplastic isoform X2, whose amino-acid sequence MFSCKTIAFIYLSESSSQFCHKVPIFLFHSVHFLSLGALNFWSVNVHQRKFQNLLKGTQVRNLNRNQIRYYAPALGFLMFAVGVNSSEKDFIEAFKRPDAIFAGYVGQFVVKPLLGYIFGIIAVTVFGLPTPLGAGIMLVSCVSGAQLSNYATFLTDPPLAPLSIVMTSLSTATAVFVTPMLSLLLIGKRLPVDVVGMVSSILQIVIAPITAGLLLNRLFPRLCEAMRPFLPPLSVLDTACCVGAPLAININSVLSPFGLTVSLLIVAFHLSAFIAGYFLSGSLFHKAPDVKALQRTLSFETGMQSSLLALALANRFFQDPLVSVPPAISTVIMSLMGFALVMIWAKKKE is encoded by the exons ATGTTTTCTTGCAAAACAATAGCTTTCATATACCTAAGCGAGTCCAGTTCTCAGTTTTGCCACAAAGTTCCTATATTCCTGTTCCACTCAGTTCATTTTCTCAGT TTAGGGGCTCTAAATTTTTGGAGTGTAAATGTGCATCAGAGAAAGTTTCAGAATCTTTTGAAAGGGACCCAGGTCAGGAATTTGAACCGGAACCAAATCAG GTACTATGCCCCTGCATTGGGTTTTTTGATGTTTGCAGTGGGGGTTAATTCCAGTGAGAAGGATTTTATTGAAGCATTTAAAAGGCCAGATGCTATTTTTGCTGGCTATGTTGGTCAATTTGTTGTGAAACCCCTGCTTGGATATATTTTTGGAATAATTGCTGTGACAGTGTTTGGTCTTCCTACTCCTTTAG GTGCAGGGATTATGTTGGTATCCTGCGTAAGTGGTGCCCAGCTCTCGAATTATGCTACATTTTTGACAGATCCACCACTAGCTCCATTAAGCATCGTTATGACATCTTTATCTACTGCTACTGCTGTTTTTGTTACACCAATGTTGTCTCTCCTGCTTATTGGAAAAAGACTGCCGGTTGATGTAGTGGGAATGGTTTCTAGCATTCTGCAGATTGTTATTGCTCCTATTACTGCAGGATTGCTTTTGAATCG GTTGTTCCCTCGTCTTTGTGAAGCCATGAGACCATTTCTGCCGCCGCTTTCTGTACTTGATACAGCTTGTTGTGTTGGAGCGCCCCTTGCTATTAACATTAATTCGGTTCTGTCCCCATTTGGCTTAACTGTTTCGTTGCTCATTGTTGCATTCCATTTATCAGCATTCATTGCTGGTTATTTCCTCAGTGGTTCACTCTTCCATAAAGCACCTGATGTGAAAGCATTGCAAAGAACACTATCTTTTGAGACAG GAATGCAAAGCAGTCTTTTGGCGCTTGCACTTGCTAATAGGTTCTTCCAGGATCCACTTGTCAGTGTGCCTCCAGCTATCTCG ACTGTGATCATGTCACTGATGGGCTTCGCTCTGGTCATGATTTGGGCAAAGAAAAAAGAATAA
- the LOC108479822 gene encoding probable sodium/metabolite cotransporter BASS6, chloroplastic isoform X1, translating to MSSTTGQFLIQRPRFNHVFLQNNSFHIPKRVQFSVLPQSSYIPVPLSSFSQFRGSKFLECKCASEKVSESFERDPGQEFEPEPNQIVKQKKASIVDILKQSNSILPHVVLASTIMALVYPPSFTWFTSRYYAPALGFLMFAVGVNSSEKDFIEAFKRPDAIFAGYVGQFVVKPLLGYIFGIIAVTVFGLPTPLGAGIMLVSCVSGAQLSNYATFLTDPPLAPLSIVMTSLSTATAVFVTPMLSLLLIGKRLPVDVVGMVSSILQIVIAPITAGLLLNRLFPRLCEAMRPFLPPLSVLDTACCVGAPLAININSVLSPFGLTVSLLIVAFHLSAFIAGYFLSGSLFHKAPDVKALQRTLSFETGMQSSLLALALANRFFQDPLVSVPPAISTVIMSLMGFALVMIWAKKKE from the exons ATGAGTTCAACCACTGGTCAGTTCTTGATCCAGCGTCCACGATTCAATCATGTTTTCTTGCAAAACAATAGCTTTCATATACCTAAGCGAGTCCAGTTCTCAGTTTTGCCACAAAGTTCCTATATTCCTGTTCCACTCAGTTCATTTTCTCAGT TTAGGGGCTCTAAATTTTTGGAGTGTAAATGTGCATCAGAGAAAGTTTCAGAATCTTTTGAAAGGGACCCAGGTCAGGAATTTGAACCGGAACCAAATCAG ATTGTTAAACAAAAGAAGGCTTCTATAGTGGATATTTTGAAGCAATCAAATTCCATTCTGCCTCATGTAGTCCTTGCTAGTACAATTATGGCTCTTGTGTATCCGCCTTCTTTCACATGGTTTACCAGCAG GTACTATGCCCCTGCATTGGGTTTTTTGATGTTTGCAGTGGGGGTTAATTCCAGTGAGAAGGATTTTATTGAAGCATTTAAAAGGCCAGATGCTATTTTTGCTGGCTATGTTGGTCAATTTGTTGTGAAACCCCTGCTTGGATATATTTTTGGAATAATTGCTGTGACAGTGTTTGGTCTTCCTACTCCTTTAG GTGCAGGGATTATGTTGGTATCCTGCGTAAGTGGTGCCCAGCTCTCGAATTATGCTACATTTTTGACAGATCCACCACTAGCTCCATTAAGCATCGTTATGACATCTTTATCTACTGCTACTGCTGTTTTTGTTACACCAATGTTGTCTCTCCTGCTTATTGGAAAAAGACTGCCGGTTGATGTAGTGGGAATGGTTTCTAGCATTCTGCAGATTGTTATTGCTCCTATTACTGCAGGATTGCTTTTGAATCG GTTGTTCCCTCGTCTTTGTGAAGCCATGAGACCATTTCTGCCGCCGCTTTCTGTACTTGATACAGCTTGTTGTGTTGGAGCGCCCCTTGCTATTAACATTAATTCGGTTCTGTCCCCATTTGGCTTAACTGTTTCGTTGCTCATTGTTGCATTCCATTTATCAGCATTCATTGCTGGTTATTTCCTCAGTGGTTCACTCTTCCATAAAGCACCTGATGTGAAAGCATTGCAAAGAACACTATCTTTTGAGACAG GAATGCAAAGCAGTCTTTTGGCGCTTGCACTTGCTAATAGGTTCTTCCAGGATCCACTTGTCAGTGTGCCTCCAGCTATCTCG ACTGTGATCATGTCACTGATGGGCTTCGCTCTGGTCATGATTTGGGCAAAGAAAAAAGAATAA